GCCGAGACGCGGGCCGGGTCGGCGTGGAAGCCGTCGAGGACCAGTTCGCCGATCTCCACGCGGATCGCCGAGGGCCGCCTGTTCACACCCATCCGCGCACCTCCGCGGGGGTCAGTGAGCGCTCCAGCTTGAGGTATTCGGTGCGGGCGGCGGCGAGCATGTGCCGCATCTGCAACCGGTCGCCCTCCTCGGCGGCGAGGAACGCCCCGGACAGGGCGATGTTGCGGATGGAGCCGCCCGCGACGGTGAGGCGGGCCAGCAGGTCCGGGTCGATGTCCTTGAGCGGGGCCTGCGGTGGCAGCACGCGGCGCCAGATCTCGGCGCGTTCGTGTTCGGCCGGGAAGGGGAAGTCGACCACGAAGCGGATGCGGCGCAGGAAGGCCGTGTCGAGGGCCTGCTTCATGTTGGTGGTGAGGATGGCCAGGCCCCGGTACGCCTCCATCCGCATCAGCAGATAGCTGACCTCCAGGTTGGCGTACCGGTCGTGGCTGTCCTTGACCTCGCTGCGCTTGCCGAACAGGGCGTCGGCCTCGTCGAACAGCAGCAGGGCGCCGCCGCGTTCGGCGGCGTCGAAGACGCGGCGCAGGTTCTTCTCGGTCTCACCGATGTACTTGCTCACCACCTGGGAGAGGTCCACGACGAACAGGTCCAGGCCGAGTTCGTTGGCGATGACCTCGGCGGCGAGTGTCTTGCCCGTGCCGGAGCCGCCCGCGAACAGCGCGGTGACGCCGAGCCCGCGGCGCAGGGTGGCGGCGAATCCCCATTCCTGGAGCACGATCGGCCGCCGGCGCACGTGCGCGACGATCTCGCGGAGCACGGCGGTCTGGCGGTCGTGCAGGACGAGGTCGTGCCAGCCGGCCCGGGGTTCCGTCCGGCGGCCCAGTTCGTCCATGCCGACGCGGGCCTCCTCCAGTCCGGCCCGCCAGGCCAGTTCGGCGGCGCGCGCCTCGTCCTCGTGCGGCAGCCGGCGGCCCACGGCGGCGGCGGTGGCGCGGATCACGTGCGGTGGCAGCTGGAACTGGGCGACCAGGGAGCGCAGTTCGCCGTCGGCCAGGTCGGCCACGCCGGTGAACGCGTCGGCCCACAGGGCGAGCTGTTCGTCGTCGGCCAGGCGCGGCACGGTCACGCGGGTGCCGGGCGGGCGCCCGGTGGGCAGCGGGTCCTGGCTGGAGACGACGACGGGTACGGCGGCCCCGGCGAGGAACGCCTCGGTGGCCGCGCGCTGTTCGCGGTCCAGGTCGTCGGCCTCCACCAGCAGGGCGGCGGGCAGCAGGGTGGCCTCGCGCTGCCACAACCGGGCCAGCCGGTCGCGCTCGGCGGGGTCGGCGGGCAGGTCCTCGGCGCTCATGGCGTACAGCCCCAGCCCGCAGCGGGCGGCCGCGGTGGCCGCGAGCTCGGCGCGGCTGCGCGGGTCGCCGCCGGTCACCTCGACCACGGGTGGCGCGCCGGGGTCTCGGCCGTCCTGCCGCCAGCCGTCGGCGAGCCGGCTCGCGGCCAGGTCGTACGACGGCGGGAGCGCGTCCGGTGCGGTGGTGCGGCGGAGTCTGCCGTGCAGCCGGGCGTCGAGGTAGGGCGAGTCGAGCAGGAAGTGCAGGACGCGTTCGTCCAGCCGGATCCGGGAGACGGTCAGCCGGGTCTCGTCCTCCAGTTCCACGATCCGCCAGCGGCGCAGCGGTGCCACGGGGGTCAGGGCGCTCCAGTGCGGTTCGCCGAGGGCGGCCAGGGCGAGGGAGAAGGTGGGGTACGCGCGCCGCGGGTCGCCCGCGGCCGCCGCGCACCGCGCGCCGGTGGTGGGGTCGAGTTCGTCGGCGGCGGTGAGCAGGACCAGGTCGCGTTCGAAGGGGGTGAGTCCGAAGAGGGTGACGAGGGCGTCGAGCGGGGTGGCGAGGGCGGGGGTCGGGGCGGGCCCGGTGGTGGGGGCGGCGCCGGGGCCGGCCTGTTCCTCGGTGGTGCGGCCTTGGCCGGTGCGGGCGGCGTGGGCGTCGACGCGGGCCAGGACACGCCTGATCCCGGCGGTCAACGCGGTGCGGCCGGCCGTCGTCGGCTCCTCGTCGGCTCCCATGTGTTCACCTGCCCCCGTCGGGTCGTCCGTGCCGGATCAGTCGTGGTCGGTGTTCTCGGTGCCGTCCGTGTCGCGCTTCGTCCCGCGCGTGGGCGGCCGCGCCGCCTTGGCCGCCCTAGGCGTGCCCTTGCGGGCGCGGGCGGGCGTCTTGGCGGGAGCCTTCGCGGGGGCCTTGGCAGGGGTCTTCGCCGGGTTCTTCGCCACGGCCCCGGCCGCCTTCGCCGGTGCGGCTCGGTCCGTTCCGGTCCGGTCGCCGTTCGCCGGCCGGGGTTCCGTGGCTCCTGCCCGGTCCTCCCCTGGGCTGCCGCCCGTCCCCGTCCCCGGCGGTACCGGCGCTCCCGGGGCGCCGAACGGCAGCACGCGTACCTCCGGCCGCTCGACCGGCTTGGCCGGCACCGGGGTCTCCTGGCCGTCGATGAAGATCAGGGACGCCTGGTAGACGACGGAGAGGGCGTAGGGGGTCTGGTAGAGCATCCCCCACAACTTGGACGTCTCGTCGATGTCCATCACGTTCGGTGTGAACCGCACGCGCTGTGCCGTCTCCGCGAGGTCGCTGCCCGCCAAGTAGGGTTTTTCTCCGGCGAGTTCGATGATGTCCTTGGGCAGGACCGGGATCTCGTGCAGGGTTCGTACGACCGAGCCGAGCAGCCGTTGCCCGACGAGTTCGGTCTCGTCGCCGTACGCGCTGATCACGTAGTTGAGGTCGAGCGCCGCCCGCGCCCGGCGCGTCAGCGTGCCGTCGGGGGCGCGGGTGGGCAGGTCGTCGTTGCGCCGGGCGGGGTTGGGGGCGACCTGGTAGAGGAAGACGGAGATGGTGGGTTCGGCCGGCGGCTCGGTGGGCGGCTTGCGCGGCTCCACCTTGACGGCCATGTCGATCTCCGGCTGGAGGTGGGACTCGATCAGCAGGGCGAGGGCCTGGCTGACATGGGCGATGGCGAGTGCGTTGCTCATGGCGTCGGTTCCCCGTCCCTGTCGTCGAACGCCCCCTCGTGCCCCGGCCTTCACCGGCGATCCGGCACACCGGGGCGGCTCCCTTGGCCGCCGGCACCGGCACCCGCTCACCGGCGGCGCCGGTGGTCACTCGCGCTCCCGGGCCAGGTAGTCGGCCAGGCTGAGGGTCGCGCCGGGCCGTTCGGCGGGGCCGGTGCCCGGCCGGGAACCGGTGCGGGCGGGTGGCTGGGCGGCCGTCACCTCGAGCCGGCCGATCTGCACCCGCACCACCTGCTCGGGCGCGCGGCCGGCGCGGCGCCCGGCGGACTGTCGTACCGCCGTCCGGGCCGCCGTCGTGTCCGCCGCGCCGGGGCGCGCCGCCGTGGGCACGACGGCGGTGGGAGCGGTGCCCGTCGCCAGGGAGGCGGGGGCGGATGCCGCGGTCCGGTCCGCGCCCGTCTCCGGGGCCGGTCGCCTGGTGCCGCGCGCG
This is a stretch of genomic DNA from Streptomyces rubradiris. It encodes these proteins:
- a CDS encoding ATP-binding protein, producing the protein MGADEEPTTAGRTALTAGIRRVLARVDAHAARTGQGRTTEEQAGPGAAPTTGPAPTPALATPLDALVTLFGLTPFERDLVLLTAADELDPTTGARCAAAAGDPRRAYPTFSLALAALGEPHWSALTPVAPLRRWRIVELEDETRLTVSRIRLDERVLHFLLDSPYLDARLHGRLRRTTAPDALPPSYDLAASRLADGWRQDGRDPGAPPVVEVTGGDPRSRAELAATAAARCGLGLYAMSAEDLPADPAERDRLARLWQREATLLPAALLVEADDLDREQRAATEAFLAGAAVPVVVSSQDPLPTGRPPGTRVTVPRLADDEQLALWADAFTGVADLADGELRSLVAQFQLPPHVIRATAAAVGRRLPHEDEARAAELAWRAGLEEARVGMDELGRRTEPRAGWHDLVLHDRQTAVLREIVAHVRRRPIVLQEWGFAATLRRGLGVTALFAGGSGTGKTLAAEVIANELGLDLFVVDLSQVVSKYIGETEKNLRRVFDAAERGGALLLFDEADALFGKRSEVKDSHDRYANLEVSYLLMRMEAYRGLAILTTNMKQALDTAFLRRIRFVVDFPFPAEHERAEIWRRVLPPQAPLKDIDPDLLARLTVAGGSIRNIALSGAFLAAEEGDRLQMRHMLAAARTEYLKLERSLTPAEVRGWV
- a CDS encoding DUF4255 domain-containing protein, whose translation is MSNALAIAHVSQALALLIESHLQPEIDMAVKVEPRKPPTEPPAEPTISVFLYQVAPNPARRNDDLPTRAPDGTLTRRARAALDLNYVISAYGDETELVGQRLLGSVVRTLHEIPVLPKDIIELAGEKPYLAGSDLAETAQRVRFTPNVMDIDETSKLWGMLYQTPYALSVVYQASLIFIDGQETPVPAKPVERPEVRVLPFGAPGAPVPPGTGTGGSPGEDRAGATEPRPANGDRTGTDRAAPAKAAGAVAKNPAKTPAKAPAKAPAKTPARARKGTPRAAKAARPPTRGTKRDTDGTENTDHD